In Streptomyces longhuiensis, the following proteins share a genomic window:
- a CDS encoding cytosine permease yields MTATTAEQPGKNLGSDDYSLSRVPRDQRLGFWTMLLQWLAQSGSISQFTLGATIGVGMTFGNAFLAFTLGAVILEVVIFAIGLAGMREGLATPMLTRWIGFGRNGSALVSFVIAVSLVGWFGVQNTIFGNSVSALVGGPSWMWCVAAGLAITVLVIFGFRYMALFAKIVTPLFFALVAWSVTNALMDHSIGDLISSPAPGQTIPLAVAATAIAGGYMTGAIVSPEMTRYNRKGSHVFLQSASSMILSEYIVGLTGVLLGHLVKSSEVSHIVLSTSGAFGVIVVLMSTAKINDWNLYGSSLGVVNFFQVVFGKRLHRGAVTVALGLAGTLLSAVGIMTHFTEFLSVLGVAIPPIGGIIVAEYWVVRRMRKPLDETREAGTLPTSSPTWVPLSIVIWIAAFCVGKYVTVGIPALNSLATAFVLYSVLGLLGLVRPYGTSTLDDEDTVPAAPEATPVGAA; encoded by the coding sequence ATGACCGCCACCACAGCAGAGCAGCCGGGCAAGAACCTGGGCAGCGACGACTACTCGCTCTCCCGCGTCCCGCGCGACCAGCGCCTCGGTTTCTGGACGATGCTGCTCCAGTGGCTCGCCCAGTCGGGCTCCATCTCGCAGTTCACGCTGGGCGCCACCATCGGCGTCGGCATGACCTTCGGGAACGCGTTCCTCGCCTTCACGCTCGGCGCGGTCATCCTCGAAGTGGTGATCTTCGCGATCGGTCTGGCCGGTATGCGCGAGGGCCTCGCGACCCCGATGCTGACCCGCTGGATCGGCTTCGGCCGCAACGGCTCCGCGCTGGTCAGCTTCGTCATCGCCGTCAGTCTCGTCGGCTGGTTCGGCGTGCAGAACACGATCTTCGGCAACAGCGTGTCCGCGCTCGTCGGCGGCCCGTCCTGGATGTGGTGCGTGGCCGCCGGCCTCGCCATCACGGTCCTGGTCATCTTCGGCTTCCGCTACATGGCGCTCTTCGCGAAGATCGTCACGCCGCTGTTCTTCGCCCTGGTCGCCTGGTCGGTCACGAACGCCCTGATGGACCACTCCATCGGCGACCTGATCAGTTCCCCGGCGCCGGGGCAGACGATCCCGCTCGCCGTCGCGGCCACCGCCATCGCGGGCGGCTACATGACCGGCGCGATCGTCTCCCCCGAGATGACCCGCTACAACCGCAAGGGCTCGCACGTCTTCCTGCAGAGCGCCTCGTCGATGATCCTCTCCGAGTACATCGTCGGCCTCACGGGCGTGCTGCTCGGCCACCTGGTGAAGTCCAGCGAGGTGTCGCACATCGTGCTCTCCACCTCGGGCGCCTTCGGTGTGATCGTGGTCCTGATGTCCACCGCGAAGATCAACGACTGGAACCTGTACGGCTCCTCGCTCGGCGTCGTCAACTTCTTCCAGGTCGTCTTCGGCAAGCGTCTGCACCGCGGCGCCGTCACCGTCGCGCTCGGCCTCGCGGGCACGCTGCTCTCGGCCGTCGGCATCATGACCCACTTCACCGAGTTCCTCTCCGTGCTCGGCGTCGCCATCCCGCCCATCGGCGGCATCATCGTGGCCGAGTACTGGGTCGTACGGCGCATGCGCAAGCCGCTCGACGAGACCCGCGAGGCCGGGACGCTGCCCACGTCGTCGCCGACCTGGGTGCCCCTGTCGATCGTGATCTGGATCGCCGCGTTCTGTGTCGGCAAGTACGTGACCGTCGGCATCCCGGCGCTCAACTCGCTCGCCACCGCCTTCGTCCTGTACTCCGTCCTCGGCCTCCTCGGCCTCGTGCGGCCGTACGGCACCTCCACCCTGGACGACGAGGACACCGTCCCCGCCGCCCCCGAAGCGACCCCCGTGGGAGCGGCATGA
- the pepE gene encoding dipeptidase PepE: MNLLLLSNSTQYGRGYLAHALDTVTGFLPPKARLAFVPYALADHDTYTDRVRGALEGSGIGVRGVHEGDDPVAELADADAVFIGGGNSFRLLSALYRTGLRDALIKAVGGGLPYMGASAGTNMAAPSLRTSNDMPIVQPPSFEALGLVPFQINPHYLDPDPASTHKGETREERLTEFLEENDVPVLGLREGSWLRVNGGRAAVQGERAARLFTRDASPKELPVGSDVSELLSCEPRFDSPV, from the coding sequence TTGAACCTGCTGCTGCTCTCCAACTCCACCCAGTACGGCCGCGGTTACCTCGCACACGCTCTGGACACCGTCACCGGCTTCCTGCCTCCGAAGGCCCGGCTCGCGTTCGTGCCGTACGCCCTCGCGGACCACGACACGTACACGGACCGGGTGCGCGGCGCGCTCGAAGGCTCCGGGATCGGTGTGCGCGGTGTGCACGAGGGCGACGACCCGGTGGCCGAACTCGCCGACGCCGACGCCGTGTTCATCGGGGGCGGCAACTCCTTCCGGCTGCTCAGCGCGCTCTACCGCACGGGCCTGCGCGACGCCCTGATCAAGGCGGTCGGTGGCGGCCTGCCCTACATGGGCGCGAGCGCCGGCACGAACATGGCGGCGCCCAGCCTGCGCACGAGCAACGACATGCCGATCGTGCAGCCCCCGTCCTTCGAGGCGCTCGGCCTCGTCCCCTTCCAGATCAACCCGCACTACCTGGACCCGGACCCGGCCTCCACGCACAAGGGCGAGACCCGCGAGGAGCGCCTCACCGAGTTCCTCGAGGAGAACGACGTGCCGGTGCTCGGCCTGCGCGAGGGGTCCTGGCTGCGGGTGAACGGCGGACGCGCCGCGGTTCAGGGCGAGCGTGCTGCCCGCCTCTTCACCCGCGACGCGTCCCCGAAGGAGCTGCCGGTCGGCTCCGATGTCTCCGAACTGCTCAGCTGTGAGCCGCGGTTCGACTCTCCTGTGTGA
- a CDS encoding DUF5336 domain-containing protein codes for MNIRSLTRGDGVVIGAAVLLFIASFLDIYSIDGISSSADLPNAWGSAPLLFSVFLAGIFAAVLIVVARGLPTVPKVAGLDLGQFGIALAVFSAWSALGNIFDPAGGFNNTGGSSDSGIDAGTGAILGLIAALVLAGAAVATPLVPALKGALIGAPRPQAPQPYGAQPAGGYGYPGAQQPGQPYGAQPGQPGQPYGAGQPQQAAPAPQAAQAPAGDFSPFWFAVPVPRPLYAEDGSPTPIAELAPGTWYLAVEQRGPGLVAQTQDGRRGVLQDTTGIQRG; via the coding sequence GTGAATATCCGCTCCCTCACTCGAGGCGACGGCGTGGTGATCGGAGCAGCGGTGTTGCTGTTCATCGCCTCGTTCCTCGACATCTATTCGATCGACGGGATCTCCAGCAGCGCAGACCTCCCGAACGCGTGGGGGAGCGCACCGCTCCTGTTCAGCGTCTTCCTCGCGGGCATCTTCGCCGCTGTGCTGATCGTCGTCGCCCGGGGGCTGCCCACCGTGCCGAAGGTCGCCGGTCTCGACCTCGGCCAGTTCGGCATCGCGCTCGCCGTCTTCTCGGCGTGGAGCGCGCTCGGGAACATCTTCGACCCGGCCGGCGGCTTCAACAACACCGGTGGCAGCTCGGACAGCGGAATCGACGCCGGCACCGGCGCCATCCTCGGCCTGATCGCCGCTCTCGTGCTCGCGGGTGCCGCTGTCGCCACTCCGCTCGTGCCCGCGCTGAAGGGTGCCCTCATCGGCGCCCCTCGCCCGCAGGCTCCGCAGCCGTACGGCGCGCAGCCCGCCGGTGGCTACGGCTACCCGGGCGCCCAGCAGCCGGGCCAGCCCTACGGCGCCCAGCCGGGCCAGCCGGGCCAGCCCTACGGCGCCGGCCAGCCGCAGCAGGCGGCGCCCGCGCCGCAGGCCGCGCAGGCCCCGGCCGGCGACTTCTCGCCGTTCTGGTTCGCGGTGCCGGTGCCGCGTCCGCTGTACGCCGAGGACGGCTCCCCGACGCCGATCGCCGAGCTGGCGCCCGGCACGTGGTACCTGGCCGTCGAGCAGCGCGGCCCCGGCCTGGTGGCCCAGACGCAGGACGGCCGTCGCGGCGTCCTCCAGGACACAACGGGGATCCAGCGCGGCTGA
- a CDS encoding M20/M25/M40 family metallo-hydrolase, whose protein sequence is MNTPSALTPASEEAQAEVVGLCAELIRFDTSNPTSDERACADWVVARLAEAGIDSTLVESAPGRANVIARIPGADSTRGALLVHGHLDVVPADAAEWQVPPFSGEIRDGYLWGRGAIDMKDTVAVMLATARHFARTGTRPSREIVLAFLADEEAGGKFGAHWLVEHHPELFAGVTEAIGEGGGFSYALDDTQRLYPIENAQRGMAWMELTATGRAGHGSSPNDENAVTDLSESLTRIGRHTFPIRLIEPVRALLAEAAELKGVKIDFEADDLDAELAKLGPVADFMQVVLRNSANPTMFTAGYQTNVIPGRATARVDGRFLPGHEQELVDTIDELLLPSVRREWVNHDIAMETTFDGPLVDAMCEAVRAEDPDGHPVPYCNPGGTDAKAFTKLDIRCFGFKGLKLPHDLDYGRLFHGVDERVPLEGLRFGVRVMTRLWQSC, encoded by the coding sequence ATGAACACCCCCAGCGCCCTGACCCCCGCATCAGAAGAGGCCCAGGCCGAGGTCGTCGGACTGTGCGCGGAACTGATCCGCTTCGACACGTCCAACCCGACGAGCGACGAGCGCGCCTGCGCCGACTGGGTCGTGGCCCGCCTCGCCGAGGCAGGCATCGACTCGACCCTCGTCGAGAGCGCGCCGGGCCGGGCGAACGTCATCGCCCGCATCCCCGGCGCGGACAGCACCCGCGGCGCCCTCCTCGTGCACGGCCACCTCGACGTCGTGCCCGCCGACGCCGCCGAGTGGCAGGTGCCGCCCTTCTCCGGCGAGATCCGCGACGGCTACCTGTGGGGCCGCGGCGCGATCGACATGAAGGACACGGTGGCCGTGATGCTGGCCACCGCCCGCCACTTCGCCCGCACCGGCACCCGCCCCTCGCGGGAGATCGTCCTCGCGTTCCTCGCCGACGAGGAGGCGGGCGGCAAGTTCGGCGCGCACTGGCTCGTCGAGCACCACCCGGAGCTCTTCGCGGGCGTCACCGAGGCGATCGGCGAGGGCGGCGGATTCTCGTACGCGCTCGACGACACACAGCGCCTCTACCCGATCGAGAACGCCCAGCGCGGCATGGCCTGGATGGAGCTCACGGCGACGGGCCGGGCGGGCCACGGCTCCTCCCCCAACGACGAGAACGCGGTCACCGACCTCTCCGAGTCCCTCACCCGCATCGGCCGCCACACGTTCCCGATCCGCCTCATCGAGCCCGTACGGGCACTGCTGGCCGAGGCCGCCGAACTCAAGGGCGTGAAGATCGACTTCGAGGCGGACGACCTCGACGCCGAGCTCGCCAAGCTGGGCCCGGTCGCCGACTTCATGCAGGTGGTGCTCCGCAACTCCGCGAACCCCACCATGTTCACCGCCGGCTACCAGACGAACGTCATCCCCGGCAGGGCCACCGCCCGCGTCGACGGCCGCTTCCTGCCCGGCCACGAGCAGGAACTCGTCGACACCATCGACGAGTTGCTCCTGCCGTCCGTGCGGCGCGAGTGGGTCAACCACGACATCGCCATGGAGACGACGTTCGACGGCCCGCTCGTCGACGCCATGTGCGAGGCCGTGCGCGCCGAGGACCCCGACGGCCACCCGGTCCCGTACTGCAACCCGGGCGGCACCGACGCCAAGGCCTTCACCAAGCTGGACATCCGCTGCTTCGGCTTCAAGGGCCTCAAGCTGCCGCACGACCTGGACTACGGCCGCCTCTTCCACGGCGTCGACGAGCGCGTCCCGCTCGAGGGCCTGCGGTTCGGCGTCCGCGTCATGACCCGCCTCTGGCAGAGCTGCTGA
- a CDS encoding LLM class F420-dependent oxidoreductase encodes MRLGLALGYWGRGPDPRHLQLAQEAERLGYDSVWTAESWGSDAFTPLTWIAAHTSRIRLGTAIAQMAARSPTTTAMHALTLDHLSGGRMMLGLGLSGPQVVEGWYGRPFPRSPLTATREYVDVVRQVLRREGPVETDGRFHAHPYRGEDATGLGKPLKPITHPLRADLPILLGAEGPKNIAQTTRIADGWLPLYWSPTRTDAYEASLTDLPEDFVIAPMARVTVCDDVAEGLLPVKAMLGFYIGGMGHAKRNFHADLMARMGYADEARRVQELFLAGRREEAVLAVPDAFADEISLVGPRGRIAERLELWRKGPVTDLLVLAPDPHTLRVLAELNS; translated from the coding sequence ATGCGACTCGGACTCGCGCTCGGCTACTGGGGCCGCGGTCCCGACCCGCGCCATCTCCAACTCGCCCAGGAGGCCGAGCGGTTGGGCTACGACTCGGTGTGGACCGCCGAGTCGTGGGGCAGCGACGCGTTCACGCCGCTGACGTGGATCGCGGCGCACACCTCACGTATCCGCCTGGGTACGGCGATCGCGCAGATGGCGGCCCGCTCCCCCACGACGACGGCGATGCACGCGCTCACCCTCGACCATCTGTCCGGCGGCCGCATGATGCTGGGGCTCGGACTGTCGGGGCCGCAGGTGGTGGAGGGTTGGTACGGGCGCCCGTTCCCGAGGTCGCCGCTCACCGCGACCCGCGAGTACGTCGACGTGGTGCGGCAGGTACTGCGGCGCGAGGGCCCGGTCGAGACGGACGGCCGCTTCCACGCGCACCCGTATCGCGGCGAGGACGCCACCGGCCTCGGCAAGCCGCTGAAGCCGATCACGCATCCCCTGCGCGCCGACCTGCCGATCCTGCTCGGCGCCGAGGGCCCGAAGAACATCGCGCAGACGACCCGCATCGCGGACGGCTGGCTCCCGCTGTACTGGTCGCCGACGCGCACGGACGCGTACGAGGCCTCCCTCACCGACCTCCCCGAGGACTTCGTGATCGCGCCCATGGCCCGCGTCACGGTCTGCGACGACGTCGCCGAGGGGCTGCTGCCGGTGAAGGCGATGCTGGGCTTCTACATCGGCGGCATGGGCCACGCGAAGCGCAACTTCCACGCGGACCTGATGGCACGCATGGGATACGCGGACGAGGCCCGCCGGGTCCAGGAACTCTTCCTCGCGGGACGGCGCGAGGAGGCCGTGCTGGCCGTGCCGGACGCCTTCGCCGACGAGATCTCGCTGGTCGGTCCGCGCGGGCGCATCGCCGAACGGCTGGAGCTGTGGCGCAAGGGCCCGGTCACCGACCTGCTCGTCCTGGCCCCGGACCCGCATACGCTGCGGGTCCTGGCCGAGCTCAACTCGTAG
- a CDS encoding IclR family transcriptional regulator, whose amino-acid sequence MSEIPLDRRTPAGALQTVDRALLVLLAFERTRPDWGVTEIAAEFGWDTSVAQRLLSTLAGRGFLVSDPATRRYRMGPAVLRLGRMWERSGSLELLAAPVLEELGRATGDTVLFCLPDSFHMRCVAAVEGESGPLRYYPLVGELYPAHAGATAKSFYAFLPDEQRHRLFRGRPMARFTDRTVTDPDELERELVQVRAQGYAWTVGEYDAGIATVAVPVFLGREPYGSLSLGGAKERFADGPDDRLDALRRAASLLEKRLTHPPQRTRKPRAPQS is encoded by the coding sequence ATGAGTGAGATCCCGCTGGACCGCAGGACGCCCGCCGGCGCGCTGCAGACGGTCGACCGGGCCCTGCTCGTGCTGCTCGCCTTCGAGCGGACACGGCCGGACTGGGGCGTGACCGAGATCGCGGCGGAGTTCGGCTGGGACACCTCGGTGGCGCAGCGGCTCCTGTCCACGCTCGCCGGACGCGGCTTCCTGGTCTCCGACCCGGCGACGCGCCGCTACCGGATGGGACCCGCCGTGCTGCGGCTCGGCCGGATGTGGGAGCGCTCGGGCTCACTCGAACTGCTCGCCGCGCCCGTCCTCGAGGAGCTGGGCCGGGCGACCGGCGACACGGTCCTGTTCTGTCTGCCGGACAGCTTCCACATGCGCTGCGTCGCGGCCGTCGAGGGCGAGTCGGGGCCGCTGCGCTACTACCCGCTGGTCGGCGAGCTGTATCCGGCGCACGCCGGAGCCACAGCCAAGTCGTTCTACGCGTTCCTGCCCGACGAGCAGCGCCATCGCCTCTTCCGCGGCCGTCCCATGGCCCGCTTCACCGACCGCACGGTCACCGACCCCGACGAGCTGGAGCGTGAGCTGGTGCAGGTGCGCGCCCAGGGCTACGCCTGGACGGTCGGCGAGTACGACGCCGGGATCGCCACGGTCGCCGTGCCGGTCTTCCTCGGCCGCGAGCCCTACGGCAGCCTCAGTCTCGGTGGCGCCAAGGAGCGCTTCGCCGACGGGCCCGACGACCGCCTCGACGCCCTGCGCAGGGCGGCGAGCCTCCTGGAGAAGCGGCTCACCCACCCTCCGCAGCGCACGCGCAAGCCGCGCGCCCCGCAGTCCTGA
- a CDS encoding N-acetylmuramoyl-L-alanine amidase, translating into MSYVGPDSDGFFDGDGDGPRRPRRFSGGPLTVTLAALVPTALAGWLIWQVVGGPGENEPAKTLPAASQSSTAGVDTTSPSPSKSDDGKKGAGSPSATPSKSKPPASSSKPAGSGPLKGKVVVIDPGHNPGNFRHTAEINRLVDIGTNRKECDTTGTSTNAGYTEAQFTLDVSRRLRTLLQQQGATVELTQNGDRSWGPCVDERARIGNKAHADAVISVHADGSAAGNRGFHVILPASVNSGSADTTAIAGPSRNLGERVAGNFLRATGSAPSNYIGDGTGLDVRKDLGGLNLSTVPKVFIECGNMRDAKDAALLTNGAWRQKAAQGMSDGIVSFLRG; encoded by the coding sequence GTGTCATACGTAGGTCCGGACAGCGACGGTTTCTTCGACGGCGACGGGGACGGCCCCCGGCGGCCGCGCCGGTTCAGCGGCGGTCCGCTGACCGTGACGCTCGCCGCGCTGGTGCCCACGGCTCTCGCCGGGTGGCTGATCTGGCAGGTGGTGGGCGGCCCGGGCGAGAACGAGCCCGCGAAGACGCTGCCCGCCGCGAGCCAGTCGTCGACGGCGGGAGTGGACACGACGTCCCCCTCCCCGTCGAAGTCCGACGACGGCAAGAAGGGCGCCGGGTCGCCGAGCGCCACCCCGTCGAAGTCGAAGCCGCCCGCCTCCTCCTCGAAGCCCGCCGGATCCGGCCCCCTCAAGGGCAAGGTCGTCGTCATCGACCCGGGCCACAATCCCGGCAACTTCCGGCACACCGCGGAGATCAACCGGCTCGTCGACATCGGGACGAACCGCAAGGAATGCGATACGACGGGAACGTCGACCAACGCCGGTTACACCGAAGCCCAGTTCACCCTCGACGTCTCGCGCCGGCTGCGCACCCTGCTCCAACAGCAGGGCGCCACCGTCGAGTTGACCCAGAACGGCGACCGCTCCTGGGGCCCGTGCGTGGACGAGCGCGCCCGGATCGGCAACAAGGCGCACGCGGACGCGGTGATCTCCGTGCACGCCGACGGCTCCGCGGCGGGCAACCGCGGCTTCCATGTGATCCTTCCCGCATCCGTGAACTCCGGCTCCGCCGACACCACGGCGATCGCGGGCCCCTCGCGCAACCTCGGCGAACGCGTCGCGGGCAACTTCCTGCGCGCCACGGGCTCGGCCCCCTCGAACTACATCGGCGACGGCACCGGCCTCGACGTGCGCAAGGACCTGGGAGGCCTCAACCTCTCCACGGTGCCCAAGGTGTTCATCGAATGCGGCAACATGCGCGACGCGAAGGACGCGGCCCTGCTGACGAACGGCGCGTGGCGGCAGAAGGCGGCGCAGGGGATGTCTGACGGAATCGTGAGTTTCCTGCGCGGGTAG
- a CDS encoding DUF1177 domain-containing protein, which produces MLKYVLDIVELLDDPNADGKRAVEYLDSVAGPQGSGAEVTTVTGERGSTDFVLVRIPGSSGRTSGGSSRTLGVVGRLGGVGARPEMTGLVSDADGAAAALATAAKLLDMRRKGDVLPGDVIVATHICPDAPTAPHDPVPFMDSPVDIATMNRHEVTGEMEAVLSIDTTKGNRIINHKGLALSPTVKEGWVLRVSEALGELLAVVTGEPLVTYPVTTQDITPYGNGAHHINSILQPATATPAPVVGLAVTSAAAVPGCQTGASHETDIAGAARFAVETAKAYGGGRLDFHDEAEFDNLVSRYGSLSHLQTLGRESREPRESS; this is translated from the coding sequence ATGCTGAAGTACGTCCTTGACATCGTCGAACTCCTCGACGACCCGAACGCCGACGGCAAACGCGCCGTGGAGTACCTCGACTCGGTCGCGGGCCCGCAGGGCTCCGGCGCCGAGGTCACCACCGTCACCGGCGAGCGCGGCTCGACCGACTTCGTCCTGGTACGGATCCCGGGCAGCTCGGGACGTACGAGCGGCGGCTCGTCCCGCACGCTCGGCGTGGTCGGCCGCCTCGGCGGCGTCGGCGCCCGGCCGGAGATGACGGGCCTGGTCTCCGACGCGGACGGCGCCGCCGCCGCGCTCGCCACCGCGGCCAAGCTGCTCGACATGCGCCGCAAGGGCGACGTGCTGCCGGGTGACGTCATCGTCGCCACGCACATCTGCCCGGACGCGCCCACCGCGCCGCACGACCCGGTCCCCTTCATGGACTCCCCGGTCGACATCGCCACGATGAACCGGCACGAGGTCACCGGCGAGATGGAGGCCGTGCTCTCCATCGACACCACCAAGGGCAACCGGATCATCAACCACAAGGGCCTGGCGCTGTCCCCCACCGTCAAGGAGGGGTGGGTGCTGCGGGTCAGCGAGGCGCTCGGCGAGCTGCTCGCGGTCGTCACGGGTGAGCCCTTGGTCACATACCCGGTGACCACACAGGACATCACGCCGTACGGTAACGGGGCACATCACATCAATTCGATCCTCCAGCCGGCCACGGCGACCCCCGCTCCGGTCGTCGGCCTCGCGGTCACCTCGGCCGCCGCGGTCCCCGGCTGCCAGACCGGCGCGAGCCATGAGACCGACATCGCCGGTGCCGCACGCTTCGCCGTCGAGACGGCCAAGGCGTACGGGGGAGGCCGACTCGACTTCCACGACGAGGCGGAGTTCGACAACCTCGTGAGCCGCTACGGCTCCCTGTCCCACCTTCAGACGCTCGGCCGTGAGAGCCGTGAGCCCCGGGAGTCCTCATGA
- a CDS encoding class I SAM-dependent methyltransferase → MSAAPKPEILAAFEAAKGFMPLGEGLALYAAATEAAALGLPLLEVGTYCGRSTILLADAARQAGVSALTVDHHRGSEEQQPGWDYHDPETVDPVVGRMDTLPTFRRTLHAAGLEEHVVALVGRSPQVAAVWGGPLGLVFIDGGHTDEHATADYEGWAPHVAEGGLLLIHDVFPVKIDEWTGQAPYRVYLRALESGAFTEVSATDSLRVLRRTGPGI, encoded by the coding sequence ATGAGCGCGGCGCCCAAGCCGGAGATCCTCGCCGCCTTCGAGGCCGCCAAGGGGTTCATGCCGCTCGGCGAAGGGCTGGCGCTCTACGCGGCCGCCACCGAGGCCGCCGCGCTCGGGCTCCCGCTCCTGGAGGTCGGCACGTACTGCGGGCGCTCCACGATCCTGCTCGCCGACGCGGCCCGCCAGGCCGGGGTGAGCGCGCTCACCGTCGACCACCACCGCGGCAGCGAGGAGCAGCAGCCGGGCTGGGACTACCACGACCCGGAGACCGTCGACCCGGTCGTCGGCCGCATGGACACCCTCCCCACGTTCCGGCGCACGCTGCACGCGGCCGGTCTGGAGGAGCACGTCGTCGCCCTGGTGGGCCGCTCCCCGCAGGTCGCCGCCGTCTGGGGCGGCCCGCTCGGCCTCGTCTTCATCGACGGCGGCCACACCGACGAGCACGCGACCGCCGACTACGAGGGCTGGGCCCCGCACGTCGCCGAGGGCGGCCTCCTCCTCATCCACGACGTGTTCCCGGTCAAGATCGACGAGTGGACGGGCCAGGCCCCGTACCGCGTCTACCTCAGGGCCCTGGAATCCGGCGCGTTCACCGAGGTCTCCGCCACCGACTCCCTCCGTGTCCTGCGCCGAACAGGCCCCGGGATCTGA